A single Polynucleobacter acidiphobus DNA region contains:
- a CDS encoding PaaI family thioesterase, giving the protein MPATRDEIAAFFKKDFPQTKCQILEVGNRAALVTHPVGHDELRPGGTVSGPTMMALADVALYVAILGEIGIVPLTVTTSLNINFLRRPKPSPEIRAQARLLKLGKSLVVGEVFIYSGDDPDPIAHATATYSIPPQS; this is encoded by the coding sequence ATGCCAGCTACCCGAGATGAAATCGCAGCCTTCTTTAAGAAGGATTTTCCACAAACCAAGTGCCAGATTCTGGAAGTGGGCAATCGTGCGGCACTAGTTACTCATCCGGTGGGTCACGATGAGCTACGTCCGGGTGGGACGGTTTCAGGTCCAACCATGATGGCTCTCGCGGATGTTGCGCTCTATGTGGCAATTCTGGGTGAGATTGGTATCGTCCCACTTACCGTCACCACTAGCTTGAATATTAATTTCTTAAGACGGCCAAAGCCAAGCCCTGAAATCCGCGCTCAGGCTCGACTCTTAAAACTGGGCAAGAGCCTGGTTGTTGGGGAGGTCTTCATTTACTCAGGAGATGACCCCGATCCAATCGCGCATGCCACGGCGACCTACTCCATACCCCCGCAATCCTGA
- a CDS encoding SRPBCC family protein, with translation MLFRSLCSILLWVFYSLAWASSNPYDLNLQVYPKGDRFQIIANYKVAISPCQALLYLKDYEGAKSIPGIKESKIVKRSGNQVIVERVVEDRILLIPIELRSTVQYKELSDQIIDFEQISGDAKLYQGTWRIEPEGNATRFQFRANVELDSIVPNFIIEYFIKNQMSKRFEMMAESANQRAAILKLSCP, from the coding sequence ATGTTGTTTCGTTCGCTTTGCAGTATTTTGCTTTGGGTATTCTATTCTTTGGCATGGGCCTCATCCAATCCCTATGATCTCAATCTTCAGGTCTACCCCAAGGGGGATCGGTTTCAGATCATTGCCAATTACAAAGTTGCCATAAGCCCATGTCAGGCCTTGCTATACCTCAAGGACTATGAGGGTGCAAAGTCGATACCCGGTATCAAAGAATCTAAGATAGTGAAGCGCAGTGGAAATCAAGTCATCGTGGAGCGAGTGGTGGAGGACCGCATTCTCTTAATCCCGATTGAGTTGCGCTCTACCGTGCAGTACAAGGAGCTTTCAGATCAAATCATCGACTTTGAACAAATTAGTGGCGATGCTAAGTTGTATCAGGGAACGTGGCGCATCGAGCCCGAAGGAAATGCCACCCGTTTTCAGTTTCGAGCGAATGTCGAGCTCGATTCCATCGTACCAAATTTCATCATTGAGTATTTTATTAAGAACCAGATGAGTAAGCGTTTTGAGATGATGGCTGAGAGCGCCAATCAGCGCGCCGCAATACTAAAACTAAGTTGCCCTTAG
- a CDS encoding putative toxin-antitoxin system toxin component, PIN family, with protein MAIKTLVLDTNIVLDLLVFQDPRADWIRDGIAQDRFELIYSSEMLLELADVIARPQFAQNSNDQSTLLSSWTQMAIHKPTPPRCSFRCDDPDDQAFIDLAYHYRPSQLLSKDRKVLQMQRALGEHGVWVQSYPD; from the coding sequence ATGGCAATAAAAACTCTGGTTCTTGACACCAATATCGTGCTTGATCTGCTGGTGTTTCAAGATCCTCGTGCCGATTGGATTCGTGATGGCATTGCTCAAGATAGATTCGAGCTTATTTATAGCTCCGAGATGCTCCTTGAGCTCGCCGACGTCATCGCCCGTCCACAATTTGCACAAAACTCAAATGATCAATCGACTTTACTGAGTTCCTGGACTCAGATGGCAATTCATAAACCCACGCCACCCCGCTGCTCATTTCGTTGCGATGATCCAGATGACCAAGCCTTTATTGATTTGGCATACCACTACCGTCCCAGTCAGTTACTCAGTAAGGATCGAAAAGTTTTGCAGATGCAACGCGCTTTAGGTGAACATGGTGTTTGGGTTCAAAGTTACCCCGATTAA
- a CDS encoding TIGR02450 family Trp-rich protein, with product MVPPDKSQKRPLSNKKLLLTKWTAVTPQHREKHFLVSRVHDPQLPSDQTIPKNYIELEAVLTKRRYLLSWTDLKDLTRWLQGWQ from the coding sequence ATGGTCCCACCCGACAAGTCGCAAAAGCGCCCTCTCTCGAATAAAAAATTATTACTCACGAAATGGACCGCAGTGACGCCCCAACATCGAGAGAAACATTTTCTGGTGAGCCGGGTGCATGATCCGCAGTTGCCGAGCGACCAGACGATTCCGAAAAACTACATCGAGCTCGAGGCAGTTTTGACCAAGCGACGCTATCTTCTGAGCTGGACCGACTTAAAGGATTTAACCCGTTGGCTGCAGGGATGGCAATAA
- a CDS encoding phage holin family protein, whose translation MTLFMLTWAITSLSLWAATYVFDGLQFNDSGALIISALVLGLANAIVRPLLILFTLPLTILSLGFFLLVINALVLMLVAQVVNGFVLSGFWTAFFASIFIAILNAIIGSLFSINRIKIERIR comes from the coding sequence ATGACCTTATTCATGCTGACCTGGGCAATTACGTCCTTATCCCTATGGGCGGCGACCTATGTATTTGATGGCTTGCAATTTAATGACTCTGGAGCCTTGATTATTTCTGCTCTGGTCCTGGGTCTTGCCAATGCCATCGTTCGCCCCTTATTGATCCTGTTTACCTTACCGCTTACCATCCTCAGTCTTGGATTCTTCTTGCTGGTGATTAATGCCTTGGTACTGATGCTAGTCGCTCAGGTGGTGAATGGCTTTGTGCTCTCCGGATTTTGGACCGCCTTCTTTGCCAGCATCTTTATTGCCATTCTGAACGCCATCATCGGTTCCTTATTTAGTATCAACCGCATCAAAATTGAGCGCATCCGTTAA
- a CDS encoding heme-dependent oxidative N-demethylase subunit alpha family protein encodes MSASVKHPAFVVEVPYTTSPKMSRYEGPLIDAHPDPRYVEAKRHELDLLGAELYAQQDSKQTQELISKAALALNLPEARTIRKIEDLALHLNEDLALLENDILTAICFCFPSSWIPAKRLGMALAQIHHPVADGERLVQASPKIAHVMSDPQQGSFRRYVWTISNSPELSQHPSRKSNAIPTGVEDLYYRLETQTTLPITTSQGRASLFLVKVEVCPLMVFWQNPEQRAQICASIQSMSEAVLEYKNLHSIKALLLQNG; translated from the coding sequence TTGAGCGCATCCGTTAAGCATCCTGCCTTCGTCGTTGAGGTGCCCTATACCACCTCGCCAAAGATGAGTCGGTACGAGGGTCCTCTGATTGATGCCCATCCGGATCCTCGCTATGTAGAGGCAAAGCGCCATGAGCTCGATCTTCTAGGGGCTGAGTTATATGCCCAGCAGGACTCTAAGCAAACCCAGGAACTCATTTCTAAAGCGGCGTTGGCTCTCAATTTGCCAGAAGCCAGAACTATTCGGAAGATTGAGGACTTGGCCTTGCACCTCAATGAAGACCTTGCGCTTTTGGAGAACGATATCCTCACGGCCATCTGCTTTTGCTTTCCCAGTAGCTGGATACCTGCGAAACGGCTTGGTATGGCCCTCGCACAAATTCATCATCCAGTTGCGGATGGGGAACGACTAGTGCAGGCCAGCCCAAAAATCGCCCACGTCATGAGTGATCCCCAGCAAGGATCCTTTCGTCGCTATGTCTGGACGATTAGCAATAGTCCCGAGTTAAGTCAGCATCCATCACGTAAATCAAATGCGATCCCAACAGGGGTTGAGGATTTGTATTACCGCCTAGAGACCCAAACCACTTTGCCAATCACCACCTCTCAGGGACGAGCCAGTCTATTTCTTGTGAAAGTTGAGGTTTGCCCCTTAATGGTCTTTTGGCAAAACCCGGAGCAACGCGCTCAAATCTGTGCGAGTATTCAATCCATGAGCGAGGCTGTATTGGAGTACAAAAATTTGCACTCGATTAAAGCCTTACTGCTTCAGAATGGGTGA
- a CDS encoding BLUF domain-containing protein, translating to MPKPATKYFPEENYTELDLVSLSYVSDATEEFGILALMQLVDKASRRNKSLNITGVLSFDNGRFGQILEGKPKDVELLWEAIQKDPRHSNVVSLGMKRINSRRFANWSMRLCGREEITSANPDIKL from the coding sequence GTGCCAAAACCAGCCACTAAATACTTTCCTGAAGAAAATTACACCGAACTCGATTTGGTCAGTTTGTCCTATGTCAGCGATGCGACCGAAGAGTTTGGCATTCTGGCATTAATGCAGCTGGTTGATAAGGCATCGCGTCGCAATAAGAGCTTAAACATCACTGGCGTTTTATCCTTTGACAATGGTCGCTTTGGTCAAATATTGGAGGGCAAGCCTAAGGATGTGGAATTGCTCTGGGAGGCCATTCAGAAAGATCCTCGTCACTCGAATGTGGTATCGCTTGGCATGAAGCGTATTAATTCTCGGCGTTTTGCGAATTGGTCAATGCGTTTGTGTGGCCGAGAAGAAATTACTTCGGCCAACCCCGACATCAAGCTCTAG
- a CDS encoding glycine zipper family protein — protein sequence MNLHPSIKVYFIPLTALLLTACAGADVRPIVDMKGVNEARYEKDLAECQNYAKEASSMGSTAAKGAGAGAVVGGLLGLVTGGNTTGIVQAAGAGAVIGGAGGAYKGNESQEAIVKKCLAGRGYKVLN from the coding sequence TTGAATCTTCATCCATCCATCAAGGTCTATTTCATACCCCTAACAGCATTGCTGCTAACTGCCTGTGCTGGCGCCGATGTGCGTCCGATTGTGGATATGAAGGGTGTCAATGAAGCGCGCTATGAAAAAGATCTTGCCGAATGTCAAAACTATGCCAAGGAAGCTAGCAGCATGGGTAGTACGGCTGCCAAAGGTGCGGGAGCAGGCGCAGTTGTCGGTGGTTTGTTAGGACTGGTGACTGGTGGCAATACCACGGGTATTGTTCAGGCTGCAGGAGCCGGTGCGGTGATCGGCGGCGCAGGTGGGGCCTATAAGGGAAATGAATCCCAAGAGGCCATCGTCAAGAAATGCCTTGCGGGTCGCGGCTACAAGGTTCTCAATTGA
- a CDS encoding gamma-glutamylcyclotransferase family protein, which produces MMRSDLLFVYGTLMNSFSHPNAMQFHAGAEYLGAAQMPGLLYRISWYPGATDRPSESTQFLDSWVHGELWRLNDMQLLEAIDQYEECSPKDPSPHEYQRVLRPIQLIKTLEWQIAWVYLYQRDPQDLEHIMDGQFRVDHNKP; this is translated from the coding sequence ATGATGCGCTCCGATCTTCTCTTTGTTTATGGAACCCTAATGAACTCCTTTAGCCATCCCAATGCCATGCAATTTCATGCGGGGGCTGAGTATTTAGGTGCAGCGCAGATGCCTGGTCTACTCTATCGAATATCCTGGTATCCCGGCGCTACGGATCGACCCAGCGAGTCAACCCAATTTTTAGATAGTTGGGTTCATGGAGAGCTATGGCGCCTTAATGACATGCAATTACTGGAAGCAATTGATCAGTACGAAGAATGTTCGCCCAAAGATCCAAGCCCCCATGAATATCAACGCGTATTACGCCCCATCCAGCTAATTAAGACATTGGAATGGCAAATTGCTTGGGTTTATCTTTATCAACGCGATCCACAGGACCTCGAGCACATTATGGATGGCCAGTTTAGGGTCGATCACAATAAGCCTTGA
- a CDS encoding CBS domain-containing protein — translation MKTVSQLLAEKHHRIETIAPNVHVFDALKLMLEKDIGSLLVIEFGNLVGIFTERDYARKLVLQGKSSQNTLVRDVMSTKLITVKPEDTLDYCMQLVTEKRIRHLPVLDGGRLIGMLSIGDLLKAALAEQAATIAQLEAYINS, via the coding sequence ATGAAAACCGTTAGTCAGTTGCTCGCAGAAAAGCATCACCGAATCGAAACTATTGCTCCCAATGTGCATGTGTTTGATGCCTTAAAACTCATGCTCGAGAAAGACATTGGCTCACTTCTAGTCATTGAGTTTGGCAACCTCGTCGGAATTTTTACTGAGCGCGACTACGCCCGTAAATTAGTCCTGCAGGGCAAAAGCTCACAAAATACCTTGGTGCGAGATGTGATGAGCACCAAACTGATTACGGTCAAGCCTGAAGATACCTTGGATTACTGCATGCAGCTCGTGACCGAGAAGCGCATCCGCCATCTTCCGGTTTTAGATGGCGGCCGCTTAATTGGCATGTTATCGATTGGGGATTTGCTCAAAGCTGCGCTCGCAGAGCAGGCCGCTACGATTGCGCAACTTGAGGCGTATATTAATTCTTAA
- a CDS encoding carboxymuconolactone decarboxylase family protein: MNRDAFEKGLKTRREVLGAEYVDQAIRNADSFNLPLQELVTEYCWNEIWNRPGLDRKTRSIVNLAMLTALNRPHELKLHVKGAINNGLTKDEIAEIFLQSAIYCGVPAAIDSFRTAKDVFKEMGL, translated from the coding sequence ATGAATCGTGATGCTTTTGAAAAGGGATTAAAAACCCGTCGTGAGGTGCTCGGCGCAGAGTATGTGGATCAAGCGATTCGCAATGCGGATTCATTCAACTTACCGCTCCAAGAGTTAGTGACTGAATACTGCTGGAATGAAATCTGGAATCGGCCTGGTCTTGACCGTAAAACCCGAAGTATTGTTAATTTAGCGATGCTCACTGCGCTCAATCGACCCCATGAACTCAAACTGCATGTGAAGGGGGCCATCAATAATGGCTTGACCAAGGATGAGATTGCAGAGATCTTTTTGCAATCAGCAATCTATTGCGGCGTTCCCGCAGCCATTGATAGCTTTCGTACCGCCAAGGACGTCTTTAAAGAAATGGGTCTTTAA
- a CDS encoding LON peptidase substrate-binding domain-containing protein yields the protein MSIHTHTQTIPLFPLGTTLFPDGVMLLKIFEVRYLDMVKQCVREGSGFGVVTLNSGDEVRMPGQEVGFNAVGTFARIKEFDPVQPSLFMIQCQGEQRFRVKTSETKRNGLIIAEVDFIEDDAFMEVPEDLKIASTVLGKVIQSFKEQGAALGKELPFSKPYRFNECGWVANRWCELLQLSPGQKQFFLEQESPRLRLDLIHELLEEMGVYKAVK from the coding sequence ATGTCGATTCACACCCATACCCAAACCATTCCGCTATTCCCACTGGGAACCACCTTATTCCCTGATGGCGTCATGCTGCTCAAAATCTTTGAAGTGCGCTACCTCGATATGGTCAAACAGTGTGTGCGCGAGGGTTCTGGCTTTGGTGTGGTTACTCTAAACAGTGGGGACGAAGTGCGCATGCCAGGTCAAGAGGTTGGCTTCAATGCGGTGGGAACCTTTGCCCGGATTAAAGAATTTGATCCGGTACAACCCAGCCTATTCATGATTCAATGCCAAGGGGAACAACGCTTTCGTGTGAAAACCAGCGAAACCAAACGCAATGGCTTGATTATTGCTGAGGTTGATTTCATTGAAGACGATGCCTTCATGGAAGTTCCGGAGGATCTCAAAATTGCCTCTACCGTATTGGGTAAAGTGATCCAGTCCTTTAAAGAGCAGGGCGCAGCCCTTGGGAAAGAGCTGCCCTTCAGTAAGCCCTATCGCTTTAACGAATGCGGCTGGGTCGCCAATCGCTGGTGCGAGCTCTTGCAATTAAGCCCTGGCCAGAAGCAATTTTTCTTAGAGCAGGAGAGTCCTCGTCTTCGGTTAGATTTGATTCATGAACTGCTAGAAGAGATGGGCGTCTACAAAGCCGTTAAGTAA
- a CDS encoding Smr/MutS family protein: MSYSYECSVCGNARPVTGECPFCNTAIAPLAHSDTDVINLELDSPTSDEALDQLTHYIRAASEAQIRALVVIHGYGSSGKGGNIRKKVREALEHNYFADRVSEYYHGEDLRHQSDLYRDVIKRRPGLKKHFKLFKEGNAGMTLLMMHSQS; the protein is encoded by the coding sequence ATGAGCTATTCCTACGAATGCTCGGTTTGTGGGAACGCCCGTCCCGTCACTGGCGAATGCCCATTTTGTAATACCGCGATTGCACCGCTTGCACACTCCGACACGGATGTCATTAACCTAGAGCTGGATAGCCCCACGAGCGATGAAGCCCTTGATCAACTAACGCATTACATTCGGGCTGCCAGTGAAGCGCAAATTCGGGCCTTGGTTGTAATTCATGGGTATGGCTCGAGTGGGAAGGGTGGCAATATTCGCAAAAAGGTTCGTGAAGCCTTAGAGCATAATTATTTTGCTGATCGTGTGAGCGAGTATTATCACGGTGAAGATCTTCGGCATCAATCGGACTTGTATCGGGACGTAATTAAACGCCGACCTGGTTTAAAGAAGCACTTCAAATTGTTTAAAGAGGGTAATGCCGGAATGACCTTATTAATGATGCACTCACAGTCCTAA